In a genomic window of Candidatus Thiothrix sulfatifontis:
- a CDS encoding DUF1566 domain-containing protein, with protein MSIISIYSQFNNDGLIVKRMSIAVSCVLLSTILGACSGNNGGSEASDGTGTTTGTTGTGTTGTGTTGTGTTGTGTTGTGTTGTGTTGTGTTGTGTTGTGTTGTGTTGTGTTGTGTTGTGTTGTGTTGTGTTGTGTTGTGTTGTGTTGTGTTGTGNTGTGTTGTGTTGTGTTGTGTTGTGTTGTGTTGTGTTGTGTTGTGTTGTGTTGTGTTGTGTTGTGTTGTGTTGTGTTGTGTTGTGTTGFPSSFVKLDVDGSELPADADVWSCILDTKTGLIWEVKTNDGGLRDKDWRYQYNGSSGLMPVGTEYPCTGIYACNPISYIEALNTYGVCGKTDWHLPTDVQMSGVGEPHSEPPHINLAAFPNFNTDLPYCIAKSNPGHYQGIHFGMQIPEGTELLDALKVNMSDYDFQCRVLAVSY; from the coding sequence ATGTCAATTATTTCTATCTATAGCCAATTCAATAATGATGGACTCATCGTTAAGAGAATGAGTATTGCCGTATCGTGTGTATTGTTATCAACCATATTAGGCGCTTGCAGCGGTAACAATGGTGGTTCTGAAGCGAGCGACGGTACCGGCACAACAACAGGCACCACCGGAACAGGCACCACCGGAACAGGCACCACCGGAACAGGCACCACCGGAACAGGCACCACCGGAACAGGCACCACCGGAACAGGCACCACCGGAACAGGCACCACCGGAACAGGTACCACCGGAACAGGCACCACCGGAACAGGCACCACCGGAACAGGCACCACCGGAACAGGCACCACCGGAACAGGTACCACCGGAACAGGCACCACCGGAACAGGCACCACCGGAACAGGCACCACCGGAACAGGCACCACCGGAACAGGCACCACCGGAACAGGCACCACCGGAACAGGCAACACCGGAACAGGCACCACCGGAACAGGTACCACAGGAACAGGCACGACAGGAACAGGCACGACAGGAACAGGCACGACAGGAACAGGCACCACCGGAACAGGCACCACCGGAACAGGTACCACAGGAACAGGCACAACAGGAACAGGCACAACAGGAACAGGCACAACAGGAACAGGCACAACAGGAACAGGCACAACAGGAACAGGCACAACAGGAACAGGCACAACAGGAACAGGCACAACAGGAACAGGCACCACCGGCTTTCCTTCTTCATTTGTTAAGTTGGACGTTGATGGCAGTGAATTACCAGCCGACGCCGATGTGTGGAGCTGTATTCTGGACACCAAAACTGGCTTGATCTGGGAAGTCAAAACCAATGATGGCGGTTTGCGTGATAAAGACTGGCGCTATCAATACAATGGCTCATCTGGTTTGATGCCCGTCGGGACTGAGTATCCTTGTACGGGTATTTATGCGTGCAATCCAATTTCATACATTGAAGCCTTAAATACTTATGGCGTTTGCGGTAAAACTGATTGGCATTTACCGACCGACGTTCAAATGAGTGGCGTAGGTGAACCGCATTCTGAACCACCGCATATTAATTTAGCGGCTTTCCCGAACTTCAATACCGATTTACCTTACTGCATTGCGAAATCAAACCCCGGTCATTATCAAGGCATTCATTTTGGTATGCAGATCCCTGAAGGGACTGAGTTGCTGGATGCTTTAAAAGTGAACATGTCAGATTACGATTTTCAGTGCCGGGTATTGGCGGTTAGCTATTAA
- the bioA gene encoding adenosylmethionine--8-amino-7-oxononanoate transaminase, with protein MNILDLDRRHVWHPFTQAQTAPDPIPIASAQGIRLYAEDGREFLDLISSWWVNIHGHAHPTIAAAIARQAHTLEQVIFAGFTHQPAAQLAYELVQRLPVGLTRVFFSDDGSTAVEVALKMALQYWRNHGETQRTRFLAFEGGYHGDTVGAMSAGKGCGFFDTYGSLLFEVGLLPFPATWDGDAAVVAKEQAALTQLDTYLADQGDTLAAVIMEPLVQGSAGMRMCRPEFLQAVATRLRKAGILLIFDEVMTGFGRTGALFASLKAQVTPDIICLSKGLTAGFLPMSVTVASEAIYAAFLGESFDRALVHGHSFTANPLGCAAALASLQVFADEQTLAKLPQIECWQRQGLATLAGHPLVQRVRVMGTIAAFDVVTEDAGYTSAIGTQLKAFFHERGLLLRPLGNVVYVLPPYCVTEAELKQAYGIILEGLNLL; from the coding sequence ATGAATATCCTTGACCTCGACCGCCGCCACGTCTGGCATCCTTTCACGCAAGCCCAAACCGCGCCTGACCCCATTCCGATTGCGTCCGCGCAGGGTATTCGTCTTTACGCCGAAGACGGGCGCGAATTCCTCGACCTGATTTCCTCTTGGTGGGTGAATATTCACGGACACGCTCACCCCACGATTGCCGCCGCGATTGCCCGCCAAGCGCACACGCTGGAACAGGTGATTTTCGCCGGATTCACGCACCAACCCGCCGCGCAATTGGCATACGAACTGGTGCAACGCTTGCCGGTTGGCCTTACTCGCGTGTTTTTCAGCGATGACGGCTCCACAGCGGTGGAGGTGGCGTTGAAAATGGCGCTGCAATACTGGCGCAATCACGGTGAAACCCAGCGTACCCGTTTTCTCGCCTTTGAAGGCGGCTATCATGGCGACACGGTGGGGGCGATGTCGGCGGGTAAAGGTTGCGGATTTTTTGACACTTACGGCAGCCTGTTGTTTGAAGTCGGTTTGTTGCCTTTTCCCGCAACGTGGGATGGCGATGCGGCGGTAGTCGCCAAAGAGCAAGCCGCTTTAACACAACTCGACACCTACCTTGCTGACCAGGGCGATACCCTCGCAGCCGTTATCATGGAGCCGTTGGTGCAAGGTTCCGCTGGGATGCGCATGTGCCGCCCCGAATTTTTGCAAGCCGTAGCTACCCGTTTGCGTAAAGCCGGTATCTTACTGATTTTTGACGAAGTAATGACGGGTTTTGGGCGCACGGGTGCGCTGTTCGCCTCCCTCAAAGCACAAGTGACACCGGATATTATTTGCCTGTCGAAAGGGCTGACAGCCGGGTTTTTGCCCATGTCGGTGACAGTAGCCAGCGAAGCCATTTACGCGGCATTTTTGGGGGAAAGCTTTGATCGAGCGTTGGTGCATGGGCATTCTTTCACCGCGAATCCCTTGGGTTGTGCGGCAGCGTTGGCATCCTTACAAGTGTTTGCCGATGAACAGACGCTGGCAAAATTGCCGCAAATCGAATGCTGGCAACGGCAAGGGCTGGCAACCTTGGCAGGGCATCCGTTGGTGCAACGCGTGCGGGTGATGGGAACGATTGCAGCGTTCGACGTGGTGACAGAGGATGCGGGTTATACCTCGGCGATTGGGACGCAACTCAAAGCGTTTTTCCATGAGCGCGGCTTATTATTGCGCCCGCTGGGGAATGTGGTGTATGTGTTGCCACCGTATTGTGTAACCGAAGCGGAGCTGAAACAGGCGTATGGTATTATTTTGGAAGGTTTAAACTTGCTATAA
- a CDS encoding iron-containing redox enzyme family protein, with translation MNAPVFLQELKERVNNHPFLRHPFLQQFSTQALTFQQARTFALLYYPHILRTRLYQANALGVTPDERIQAVLADILYDEYGNGDPSKSHMEVYRKLLRAVDCSPEEIANPPITPEQQGYIDTMMRLTQGTDWLAAVGVAGIAGEWPIPPYYRLLLTGLRTVPGLDDDALELFVGHIGLDIEHSRMIEEAIMPHLETREGQDSLWRGINLNLNARIVQLNGLQREVFAK, from the coding sequence ATGAACGCACCTGTTTTCCTGCAAGAACTCAAAGAACGGGTCAATAACCACCCGTTCCTGCGCCATCCGTTCCTGCAACAGTTTTCGACACAAGCGCTGACGTTTCAACAAGCCCGCACCTTCGCGCTGTTGTATTACCCGCATATTTTACGCACCCGCCTGTATCAGGCAAATGCGCTGGGTGTGACCCCCGATGAGCGCATTCAAGCAGTGCTGGCGGATATTTTGTACGATGAATACGGCAATGGCGACCCGTCAAAATCACACATGGAAGTTTACCGCAAGCTGCTACGCGCAGTGGATTGCAGCCCAGAAGAGATTGCCAACCCGCCGATCACGCCCGAACAGCAAGGTTACATTGACACCATGATGCGCCTTACCCAAGGCACTGACTGGCTGGCCGCCGTCGGGGTGGCAGGCATTGCCGGTGAATGGCCGATTCCACCGTATTATCGCCTGTTGTTGACGGGTTTGCGTACCGTACCGGGTTTGGATGACGATGCGCTTGAATTGTTCGTCGGGCATATTGGGCTGGATATTGAACATTCACGCATGATTGAAGAAGCCATTATGCCGCATTTGGAAACCCGCGAAGGGCAAGATTCTTTATGGCGCGGCATTAATCTCAACCTGAATGCGCGGATCGTGCAATTAAATGGGTTACAACGCGAAGTGTTTGCTAAATAA
- a CDS encoding YihY/virulence factor BrkB family protein, with amino-acid sequence MIKKLLIFTRALAIALFHDMHQGSITLRAMGLVYTTLLSLVPLLALSFSVLKGFGVHNQMEPLLLALLEPMGDKAEELTRQVLGFVDNLQVGVLGVAGLAILFYTVVSLMQKVEEAFNHVWRVKRQRSILLQFRDYLSVVLVGPVLIFSALGLWTALANSAWLHSSAVLETGLAVLVQLSPTLLIVLAFTFIYLFMPNTRVKPLAAFGGALIAGIVWQVAGWLFAAFVVSSGQQTAIYSIFASLFLFMLWLYVGWIIVLTGARLAYYFQHPDAVYLPQQPTETSAQTRELLAAAVLREVGQRFISKQAPPSLDALSHAIPVSRLLLEESLDDLVNYGILSRDDDDPTHYLLRISPETLTVADIRRYFWQGSKQQQRQAAQIQQQTGFSASLYTQISPPPTH; translated from the coding sequence ATGATCAAGAAATTGCTGATTTTTACCCGCGCACTCGCTATCGCCCTGTTTCATGATATGCATCAGGGGAGCATTACGCTGCGGGCGATGGGCTTGGTCTACACCACCTTGCTGTCCTTAGTGCCGTTGTTGGCGCTGAGTTTTTCAGTGCTCAAAGGTTTCGGGGTGCACAATCAGATGGAGCCGTTGTTGTTGGCGCTGTTAGAGCCAATGGGGGATAAAGCAGAGGAATTAACCCGTCAGGTATTGGGTTTCGTCGATAATTTGCAGGTGGGGGTGTTGGGTGTCGCGGGCTTGGCTATTTTGTTCTACACCGTGGTGTCGCTGATGCAAAAGGTGGAAGAGGCGTTTAATCACGTGTGGCGGGTGAAACGTCAACGCTCGATATTGCTGCAATTTCGGGATTACCTGAGTGTGGTGCTGGTGGGGCCGGTATTGATCTTTTCGGCGTTAGGGCTATGGACGGCGTTGGCGAATTCCGCGTGGTTGCATTCGTCGGCGGTGTTGGAAACGGGCTTGGCGGTATTGGTGCAATTGAGTCCCACTTTGCTGATTGTATTGGCGTTTACTTTTATTTACCTGTTTATGCCGAATACGCGGGTCAAGCCCTTGGCAGCATTTGGCGGCGCATTAATTGCTGGCATCGTGTGGCAAGTGGCAGGGTGGTTGTTTGCGGCGTTTGTGGTGAGTTCGGGGCAGCAAACCGCGATTTATTCGATTTTTGCCAGCTTGTTTTTATTCATGTTATGGTTATATGTGGGCTGGATTATTGTGCTGACTGGGGCACGATTGGCGTATTATTTTCAGCACCCGGATGCGGTGTATTTGCCCCAGCAACCCACTGAAACCAGTGCGCAAACCCGCGAATTATTGGCCGCAGCGGTATTGCGCGAAGTCGGGCAACGCTTCATCAGCAAGCAAGCACCGCCGTCATTGGATGCGCTGAGCCATGCGATTCCGGTATCCCGTTTGCTGTTGGAAGAATCGTTGGACGATTTGGTCAATTACGGCATTCTCAGCCGCGATGACGATGACCCGACGCATTATTTGTTACGCATCAGCCCGGAAACGCTCACGGTGGCGGATATTCGCCGCTATTTTTGGCAAGGGAGCAAGCAGCAACAACGGCAAGCCGCCCAAATTCAGCAGCAGACAGGGTTTAGTGCATCTCTTTATACACAAATCAGTCCTCCCCCAACTCACTAG